One Natator depressus isolate rNatDep1 chromosome 5, rNatDep2.hap1, whole genome shotgun sequence DNA segment encodes these proteins:
- the TUSC1 gene encoding tumor suppressor candidate gene 1 protein, translating into MRRMRGAGRRWSCGLGAGSRRGRGPAVGGGEAACGWRGLAGGSPQQLAERYADLAASHSEAVRAREERERQNTRLRDENARLRLENRRLRRENRSLFRQALLGPGPEPDAPPRPGPGPAPAPEPPQEEKEEAALAAQLRRLQERHRRALQQLRRRRAQDGLEEDGELDELLQEEDGEQPPPLGRQQQQPPEKRSLVPPL; encoded by the coding sequence ATGAGGCGCATGCGCGGTGCTGGACGGCGCTGGAGCTGCGGGCTCGGCGCGGGCTCGcggaggggccgggggccggcCGTCGGCGGAGGCGAGGCGGCGTGCGGCTGGCGGGGCCTGGCGGGCGGCTCGCCGCAGCAGCTGGCGGAGCGATACGCGGACTTGGCCGCCAGCCACAGCGAGGCGGTGCGGGCCCGCGAGGAGCGCGAGCGCCAGAACACCAGGCTGCGGGACGAGAACGCGCGGCTGCGGCTGGAGAACCGCCGCCTGCGCCGGGAGAACCGTAGCCTCTTCCGCCAGGCGCTGCTGGGGCCCGGCCCGGAGCCCGACGCgccgccccggcccggccccggccccgcccccgcccccgagccgccgcaggaggagaaggaggaagcggCGCTCGCGGCCCAGCTGCGGCGGCTGCAGGAGCGGCACCGGCGGGCCCTGCAGCAGCTGCGGCGCCGCCGGGCCCAGGACGGGCTGGAGGAGGACGGGGAGCTAGACGAactgctgcaggaggaggacGGGGAGCAGCCACCGCCCCtggggcggcagcagcagcagccgccggaGAAGAGGAGCCTGGTGCCGCCCCTGTAA